The genomic DNA GAGGCCGATCACCGCATCGCCTTCGAACACGTAGGCGAACGCGTGATGGCCTTCGGGCAGCCGGTAGTCCCACGTCGCCCCGGCCTCAAGGCCGATATCCAGGTAAACCGGGTCGGTTGCCGGCTGCACGATCGGGCCCGCCGTCCCGTCGACCTCTCCTGCGATGACCTTGACCCGCACGCCCGCGGCCGGCGTCAGCTGGGGAATCGCCTCCGGCGCGAACTCCTGGTATTTCGGCGCGGTCATCTTGTCCCGCGCTGGCAGGTTCACCCACAGCTGGAAACCGCGCATGCGCCCACTTTCCTGCTCGGGCATCTCCGAATGGACCAGACCGCGGCCGGCCGTCATCCACTGGACGCTGCCCGGCGTCAGCAGGCCCTCGTTGCCGTGGTTGTCCTTATGCCGCATGCGGCCATCCAGCATGTAGGTGACCGTTTCGAACCCCCGATGCGGGTGGCTGGGAAAGCCGGCGATGTAGTCCTCGGCCTTCTCCGTCCCGAACTCGTCCAGCAGCAGGAACGGATCGAGGTCCGGCAGCGAAGAGCCGCCGATGACACGGGTCAGGCGCACGCCCGCCCCGTCAGACGTGGGCATGCCGCGGATCGTACGCAGAACGCGGACCGGTGCGTGGGTGCTCATGGGAACTCCAGTGAATGACTACGACAAAGATGGGCGCTGTCGCGATCAGGACCAAGCACGCCCCCCGCAACCCATTGTTCCAATGCTGGCGTGACACGCCTCGGTGTCCGCCGCCGACGGCACGTGACGTTGGACCG from Stenotrophomonas sp. 169 includes the following:
- a CDS encoding pirin family protein encodes the protein MSTHAPVRVLRTIRGMPTSDGAGVRLTRVIGGSSLPDLDPFLLLDEFGTEKAEDYIAGFPSHPHRGFETVTYMLDGRMRHKDNHGNEGLLTPGSVQWMTAGRGLVHSEMPEQESGRMRGFQLWVNLPARDKMTAPKYQEFAPEAIPQLTPAAGVRVKVIAGEVDGTAGPIVQPATDPVYLDIGLEAGATWDYRLPEGHHAFAYVFEGDAVIGLGEDARPLASQEMAVLGGGDALHLVGGTRDARLILVAGRPLREPVARHGPFVMNTRQELMQAFVDFQEGRF